The DNA region GGGCTGTGCGAGCTCAACTACATGCCCGATCCCGGCGATCCGGACAAGGCGGCGGAGATCGCGGCCATGTTCGCGGTGTCCCGGCAGTTCTGGGCCGGGCTCGCCGACCGGGGCGACCTGACCGGCACCGGATTCCTCACCGCGACACCGCACATGGACGTGGTGTTCGGCGAACGCGACGTCGCCTACCTGCGCCGCAGATTCGAGACCCTGCACGCACTGCCGGCGTTCGCGGCCATGGAGTACAGCGAGGACCACGCCACCATCGCGGGCTGGGCTCCCCTGGTCATGGCCGGCCGCGACCCGGACCAGCCCGTCGCCGCGACCCGCTACGCGACAGGCACCGATGTCGACTTCGGGGCGCTCACCGGGCAGTTGGTGGAGGCCATGACGAACGCGGGCACGCAACTGCGGCTAGGTCACGAGGTCACCAGGTTGCGACGCGCGGACGACGGCATCTGGACGGTCACCGGCCGGGACCGGAACACGAAGCGGCGCTTTGCCATCCGCGCCCGGTTCGTGTTCGTCGGGGCGGGCGGCCACGCGCTCGGGCTACTGCAGAAGTCCCGCATCCCCGAAGTCCGCGGCTACGGCGTCTTCCCGGTCGGCGCGCAATTCCTGCGCACGGACAACCCGGAGGTCGTCGCCCGGCACGAGGCGAAGGTCTACAGCCAGGCCGCGCTCGGCGCTCCCCCGATGTCCGTGCCGCACTTGGACAAACGCAACGTCGACGGCCGATCGTCACTGCTGTTCGGCCCCTACGCCACCTTCAGCACCCGGCTGCTGAAGCACGGCAGGCTCACCGACCTGTTCACCACGCTGCGCCTGACGAACATCGTGGTGCTGGTGGCGGCCGGCCTCCAGAATCTGCCGTTGGCGCGCTACCTGATCACCGAACTGCTCTCCACCCGGCGACGCAAGTTCGCACAGCTGCAACGCTTCTACCCCGAAGCCGACCCGGCCGACTGGTATCTGGTGCAAGCCGGTCAGCGCGCCCAGCTCGTCACCCCCGACCTCGATCGGGTGGGCGCGCTGAGGATGGGCACCGAACTCGTCACGGGCGCCGACGGCACCATCGCGGGACTGCTGGGTGCGTCCCCCGGCGCTTCGACCGCGCCCGCCATCATGGCCGACCTGTTGGATCGTTGCTTCCCCCAGCACCGTTCGCGGTGGGAACCCACCCTGCGGCAGCTGGTGCCGGGTCACGCCGTCGGTTCGAACTCCCACAGCGCGGGACCGGACGTGCCCGCCGCGATCGGGAAGTAGCTGTGATGGTCGGCCGGATCGACCACCACGATGTGCGCGCCGTCGGCCAGGTGCCCGGCCCCGGCGGGCGTGGTGTGCCCGGCGCGGCGTTCGAGCACACTCACCCAGCCGCTCTCGGTCGCCACGTAGACGCGCTGCGCACCCGGATCCCAGGCGAGCACGTCGGGGGTCTCGCCGACGCTGTTGTGGTCGGTGACAGCGTGTTTCGTGAGATCGACGGTGACGAGGGTGGCGTTGTCCTCGCAGCCGGCGTACATGATCTGCGCCGCTGCATCGAGTGCCAGTCCGTGCGGGCCCGAGCAGCCGGGCGTCGGAATGCGGTCGGTGACGGTCAGGGTGTCCGGTGCGATCACCGCGAGTTCGTCGTGCCCCTGCACGGCCACGATGATCCGATCGAGGCCCGGGTCGTAGACGACATTGCCGGCCTCGCCGCCCAGAGTCACGGTGCCGCGGACGTTTCCGGTGTCGGCGTCGACGACCGTTTCACTGCCCGCGTGTTCGTCGGTGGTCCAGACCTCGTCGCGGATCGGGTCGTAGGCGAGTCCGTCCGGGTATCTCCCGGTGGGCGCGCGGAACAGCACCGACCCGCTGTCCTCGTCGAGGGCGACGACCTGATCGCGCCCGGTCACCGTCGCGTAGACCCGATGCTTGTCCGCAACGACCAGCACGCCGTGCACATCCGGGGTGTCGGCGATGGTGCGCACGACGGTGTGCGCGCGGGCATCGACCTCGACGATCTCCCCCGCCCCCATGTGCGCCAGGAACAGCAGGCCCCGGCCGGAATCCAGACTCGCGTAATCGAATCGGGACGACCCGCCCGGCAGGGCCACCGCGGCGACCTTGCGCAGCGGCAGCG from Nocardia tengchongensis includes:
- a CDS encoding YncE family protein, translated to MWWRRIGWALAGTALVAACSSGPATTGGPLPLRKVAAVALPGGSSRFDYASLDSGRGLLFLAHMGAGEIVEVDARAHTVVRTIADTPDVHGVLVVADKHRVYATVTGRDQVVALDEDSGSVLFRAPTGRYPDGLAYDPIRDEVWTTDEHAGSETVVDADTGNVRGTVTLGGEAGNVVYDPGLDRIIVAVQGHDELAVIAPDTLTVTDRIPTPGCSGPHGLALDAAAQIMYAGCEDNATLVTVDLTKHAVTDHNSVGETPDVLAWDPGAQRVYVATESGWVSVLERRAGHTTPAGAGHLADGAHIVVVDPADHHSYFPIAAGTSGPALWEFEPTA
- the mqo gene encoding malate dehydrogenase (quinone); its protein translation is MDKHPEHPESGTDTEVLDVALIGGGIMSATLGAMIAALQPEWSMTLLERLDRVAGESSDPWNNAGTGHSGLCELNYMPDPGDPDKAAEIAAMFAVSRQFWAGLADRGDLTGTGFLTATPHMDVVFGERDVAYLRRRFETLHALPAFAAMEYSEDHATIAGWAPLVMAGRDPDQPVAATRYATGTDVDFGALTGQLVEAMTNAGTQLRLGHEVTRLRRADDGIWTVTGRDRNTKRRFAIRARFVFVGAGGHALGLLQKSRIPEVRGYGVFPVGAQFLRTDNPEVVARHEAKVYSQAALGAPPMSVPHLDKRNVDGRSSLLFGPYATFSTRLLKHGRLTDLFTTLRLTNIVVLVAAGLQNLPLARYLITELLSTRRRKFAQLQRFYPEADPADWYLVQAGQRAQLVTPDLDRVGALRMGTELVTGADGTIAGLLGASPGASTAPAIMADLLDRCFPQHRSRWEPTLRQLVPGHAVGSNSHSAGPDVPAAIGK